From a single Kitasatospora azatica KCTC 9699 genomic region:
- a CDS encoding dihydrofolate reductase family protein, protein MSRLTVAMQISIDGYVDSSLSDANWQLWNWGPDWPWSADLRAAFNGLLSGASGILLSRPMADEGYLGHWSRMAEQHPGDPDWEFSRAIGALPKFVVSRSGRPELDWPRTTVLNGELADTVEQAKKQADGDLVCFGGAGLVSSVLREDLADELRLFTNPGFAGEGTSVFGARLATRNYRAAHSAAYACGIVETRWVR, encoded by the coding sequence GTGAGCCGCCTGACTGTGGCGATGCAGATCTCCATCGACGGCTACGTCGACAGCAGCTTGTCGGACGCCAACTGGCAGTTGTGGAATTGGGGCCCCGACTGGCCGTGGAGTGCGGACCTCCGCGCGGCCTTCAACGGCCTGCTCAGTGGCGCTTCGGGCATCCTGCTGAGTCGGCCCATGGCCGACGAGGGTTACCTTGGGCACTGGAGCCGGATGGCGGAGCAGCATCCCGGCGATCCCGACTGGGAGTTCAGCCGGGCCATCGGCGCACTCCCCAAGTTTGTTGTGAGCCGGTCGGGCAGGCCCGAACTCGACTGGCCACGGACCACGGTGCTCAACGGCGAGCTGGCCGACACCGTGGAACAGGCGAAGAAGCAGGCCGACGGGGACCTGGTCTGCTTTGGTGGCGCCGGCCTGGTCTCCTCCGTGCTGCGGGAGGACCTGGCCGACGAGCTCCGGCTGTTCACCAACCCCGGTTTCGCGGGCGAGGGGACCAGCGTCTTCGGGGCCCGGCTCGCCACGCGGAATTACCGGGCCGCCCACTCGGCCGCCTACGCCTGCGGCATCGTGGAGACCCGCTGGGTCAGGTAG
- a CDS encoding IS5 family transposase, which translates to MSNSGVSPCDCLAHLFGNAADRPDRARRYTSDLTDTEWALIRPLLPVPAWLNGRGGRPEGYCHRQMFDAVRYLVAEGVRWASLPTDFPRWRAVYRFFRRWRDNDLIKELYGRLRARLRELAGKKDEPTAAIIDSQSVKGDATVPAVSRGYDAGKRINGRKRHIAVDTLGLLLVVMVTAASVSDREAGRDLLQRLRARHRAITVVWADGGYTGWLVDFATTVLAIALTIVKRPDDISGFTVLPRRWVVERSFSHLIRARRLARDYETRTDSAEAMLWWAASIPATRRLARQGTPAPRRLNRSAPAAA; encoded by the coding sequence GTGTCCAACTCGGGCGTGTCGCCGTGCGATTGCCTGGCCCACCTGTTCGGCAACGCCGCCGACCGGCCGGACCGCGCCCGCCGCTACACATCCGACCTGACCGACACGGAATGGGCTCTGATCCGGCCGCTGCTGCCGGTCCCGGCTTGGCTGAACGGACGCGGCGGGCGCCCGGAAGGGTACTGCCACCGCCAGATGTTCGATGCGGTGCGCTACCTGGTCGCCGAGGGCGTGCGTTGGGCGAGCCTGCCGACCGACTTCCCCAGGTGGCGGGCCGTGTACCGGTTCTTCCGCCGCTGGCGCGACAACGACCTGATCAAGGAACTCTACGGCCGCCTGCGCGCCCGCCTGCGCGAGCTGGCCGGAAAGAAGGACGAGCCCACCGCCGCGATCATCGACTCCCAGTCGGTGAAGGGCGACGCCACCGTGCCCGCCGTCTCGCGCGGCTACGACGCCGGGAAGAGGATCAACGGCCGCAAGCGGCACATCGCCGTCGACACCCTCGGCCTGCTGCTGGTCGTGATGGTCACCGCAGCCTCGGTCAGCGACCGCGAAGCTGGCCGCGACCTGCTGCAGCGCCTGCGCGCCCGCCACCGCGCCATCACCGTGGTATGGGCCGACGGCGGCTACACCGGCTGGCTCGTCGACTTCGCCACCACTGTCCTCGCGATCGCCCTGACCATCGTCAAGCGCCCCGACGACATCTCCGGTTTCACCGTGCTACCGCGCCGCTGGGTGGTCGAACGCAGCTTCTCCCACCTGATCCGGGCCCGACGCCTGGCCCGTGACTACGAAACCCGCACCGACAGCGCCGAGGCCATGCTCTGGTGGGCCGCCAGCATCCCCGCCACCCGGCGACTGGCCCGCCAAGGCACCCCCGCACCCCGCCGCCTCAATCGGTCCGCGCCGGCCGCGGCCTGA
- a CDS encoding ISAzo13 family transposase, whose translation MGRFDGSVESLRAKFEAVTPHLNERQRRILYAAEARQFGHGGIAAVAQAAGVSKGRVSRGLAELDAGEGPDGRVRRSGAGRPALADRDPGLVPALLALVEDSTQGDPMKPLTWTTKSLRRLADELAAQGRKVGRDTVAALLKGAGFSLRGNARVLAGSHHPDRDAQFQHLNSTVAEFLQAGDPVISVDTKKKEQIGLFARPGREWAPPGAPVKVLDHDFPSHATGTAIPYGIYDLGRNTGFVVVGTDHDTAAFAVSSLRRWWTEEGRPAYPQARRLLITADGGGSNSSRAKAWKANLAVLATETGLEISVCHLPPGTSKWNRVEHRLFSFISLNWRSHPLTSYETALNLISATTTRTGLTVTARLDTGSYPTGIEISEQHASALTIRPEDFHGEWNYTIPPQPGIPDVPLHPPGPRSHPRHAHTFGATLATHPLLTGIERHDLDELTVSVRDRLDALPPKERPRHRKMTTENIIWAAILDQRGLSRSLTAYLFRVGENQIRALIKQVRPILEDLGHHPEPIPARLIDPSDLANYVMHATAADREDKSTH comes from the coding sequence ATGGGGCGCTTTGATGGATCGGTGGAGTCGTTACGGGCGAAGTTCGAGGCGGTGACGCCGCATTTGAACGAGCGGCAGCGCCGGATCCTGTACGCGGCGGAGGCCCGGCAGTTCGGGCACGGCGGGATTGCCGCGGTGGCACAGGCTGCGGGCGTCTCGAAAGGCCGCGTCAGCCGTGGCCTGGCCGAACTCGATGCGGGCGAGGGACCGGACGGGCGGGTACGGCGGTCGGGTGCGGGCCGCCCGGCCCTGGCGGACAGGGACCCAGGTTTGGTGCCGGCCTTGCTGGCGCTGGTCGAGGACAGCACACAGGGCGATCCGATGAAGCCCCTGACGTGGACGACGAAGTCGTTGCGCCGCCTCGCGGATGAACTCGCCGCCCAGGGCAGGAAGGTGGGCCGCGACACTGTCGCGGCCCTGCTGAAAGGGGCCGGGTTCAGCCTGCGCGGCAACGCGCGGGTGCTGGCCGGCAGCCACCACCCAGACCGGGACGCGCAGTTCCAGCATCTCAACTCCACGGTGGCCGAGTTCCTCCAGGCCGGTGATCCGGTGATCAGCGTGGACACCAAGAAGAAGGAGCAGATCGGACTCTTCGCCCGGCCCGGACGCGAGTGGGCCCCGCCGGGCGCCCCGGTCAAGGTCCTCGACCACGACTTCCCCTCCCACGCCACGGGCACAGCGATCCCCTACGGCATCTACGACCTGGGCCGCAATACCGGGTTCGTCGTGGTGGGCACCGATCACGACACCGCCGCGTTCGCCGTCTCCAGCCTGCGCCGCTGGTGGACCGAGGAAGGGCGGCCCGCCTATCCACAGGCAAGACGCCTGCTGATCACCGCGGACGGCGGCGGCTCCAACAGCTCCCGCGCCAAGGCGTGGAAGGCCAACCTCGCCGTTCTCGCCACCGAGACCGGCCTGGAGATCAGCGTGTGCCACCTACCTCCGGGAACTTCGAAGTGGAACCGGGTCGAGCACCGCCTGTTCTCCTTCATCTCCCTCAACTGGCGTTCCCACCCGCTGACCAGCTACGAGACCGCCCTGAACCTCATCTCGGCGACCACCACCCGCACCGGACTGACCGTGACCGCCCGCCTGGACACCGGCAGCTACCCCACCGGCATCGAGATCAGCGAACAACACGCGTCCGCCCTCACGATCCGCCCGGAAGACTTCCACGGGGAGTGGAACTACACGATCCCGCCCCAGCCCGGCATCCCCGACGTCCCGCTCCACCCGCCCGGCCCCAGATCCCACCCCCGGCACGCGCACACCTTCGGCGCGACCCTGGCCACCCACCCCCTGCTGACCGGCATCGAGCGCCATGACCTGGACGAACTCACCGTCAGCGTCCGCGACCGGTTGGACGCCCTGCCGCCCAAGGAGCGGCCCCGGCACCGCAAGATGACCACAGAGAACATCATCTGGGCCGCCATCCTCGACCAGCGCGGCCTGTCCCGCTCGCTGACCGCTTACCTCTTCCGCGTCGGGGAGAACCAGATCAGAGCCCTGATCAAGCAGGTCCGCCCCATCCTGGAAGACCTGGGACACCACCCGGAACCGATCCCCGCCCGCCTGATCGACCCCAGCGACCTCGCGAACTACGTCATGCACGCGACAGCCGCAGACCGCGAGGACAAATCAACCCACTAA
- a CDS encoding LysR family transcriptional regulator yields MELTAWRTFVTVCRLGSLSAAADELGYTQSAVSRQIAGLERQLGVPLVERHARGVRPTAAGEVFRHHALVTVNEADRAVRAARDARDGAFGRPLAVGATPSLAAGIVPTAIRRLLDKAGPLQWSLLPGLSAQLHGRVTAGDLDVAVVTDAPPGLPHDPRIERRLLGMDEMVVVLPVDHPRAGHGPVRIQELADQTWVEDNDGSAALLHQHAARAGATARIDLTAADLAGKLALVATGHAIALIPGVLTCALRSDVTTVSLIDPPTRGIYTITPRRAPHPAATPLLDQLAASFGSVRPAQAAQWSTGTHESALA; encoded by the coding sequence ATGGAGCTGACTGCGTGGCGGACGTTCGTGACGGTGTGCCGACTCGGGTCGCTGTCGGCGGCGGCCGACGAGCTCGGTTACACACAGTCGGCTGTCTCCCGGCAGATCGCAGGGCTGGAGCGCCAACTCGGGGTACCGCTGGTGGAGCGGCATGCACGCGGCGTGCGTCCGACCGCCGCCGGCGAGGTGTTCCGTCACCACGCCCTTGTCACGGTCAACGAAGCCGACCGCGCCGTACGTGCCGCACGAGACGCCCGTGACGGGGCATTCGGGCGGCCGCTGGCCGTCGGCGCGACGCCGTCCCTGGCCGCCGGGATCGTGCCCACGGCGATCCGCCGCCTGCTGGACAAAGCCGGCCCACTCCAGTGGAGCCTGTTGCCGGGGCTGAGTGCACAACTGCACGGTCGCGTGACAGCCGGCGATCTCGACGTCGCCGTCGTCACCGACGCGCCACCGGGGCTGCCCCATGACCCGCGCATCGAACGACGGCTCCTGGGGATGGACGAGATGGTCGTCGTCCTGCCCGTCGACCATCCACGAGCCGGGCACGGACCGGTGCGCATTCAGGAGCTGGCCGACCAGACCTGGGTCGAGGACAACGACGGCTCGGCAGCACTGCTGCACCAGCACGCCGCCCGCGCCGGAGCCACCGCCCGCATCGACCTCACCGCGGCAGATCTCGCCGGCAAGCTGGCCCTGGTCGCGACCGGCCACGCCATCGCCCTCATACCCGGGGTGCTGACATGCGCGCTGCGGTCCGACGTCACCACGGTGTCCCTCATCGATCCCCCCACCCGCGGCATCTACACGATCACACCACGTCGCGCCCCGCACCCAGCCGCAACTCCCCTGCTCGACCAGCTCGCGGCATCCTTCGGCTCAGTTCGTCCCGCCCAAGCCGCCCAGTGGTCCACTGGAACGCATGAATCGGCATTGGCCTGA
- a CDS encoding nuclear transport factor 2 family protein, with translation MTTPRTIAVLGLGRMGAAIATRLADHDWDVIGWTRSGRTAGAVETTREASDAVAKADVVLLALFDGEACQQVVDRVRDSLRPDTILLNVSTVAPAEASQLARQLGPSYVHAPVLGSVPAAAAGTLRILAAADQGALDQVQPVLETLGTMRRVDAAASAAALKLIANSSLAGSVLALRESLRQADALRLPRADVLDVLELGVLGGLVARKRTFLAGERTAATAEFTIGALAKDMALLAAASNTPLHSAAELANTRADPEADIAIAATVPAVGGAVLEPLRAYIRGHATGDPTHFRDAFLPSAHIEGIRDGALVSWRLGEYCALFQGRPAPDEPSRLRRIDAVDVHGIVATATMTLWHGEDTFTDVFLLVRTGGSWRIANKAYHRGRR, from the coding sequence ATGACCACACCGCGCACGATCGCCGTCCTCGGCCTGGGCCGCATGGGCGCCGCAATCGCGACACGACTCGCCGACCACGACTGGGACGTCATCGGTTGGACCCGCTCGGGGCGCACCGCAGGCGCTGTCGAGACGACCAGGGAGGCGAGCGACGCCGTGGCGAAGGCCGACGTCGTACTCCTGGCGTTGTTCGACGGCGAGGCCTGTCAGCAGGTCGTCGACCGAGTCCGCGACTCGCTGCGACCGGACACGATCCTGCTGAACGTCAGCACCGTCGCCCCCGCCGAGGCGTCGCAGCTGGCCAGGCAGCTCGGCCCGTCCTACGTCCACGCGCCGGTGCTCGGCTCCGTGCCGGCTGCCGCCGCCGGCACCCTGCGGATCCTCGCCGCAGCCGACCAAGGCGCGCTCGACCAGGTCCAACCGGTCCTGGAAACGCTCGGCACGATGCGGCGCGTCGACGCCGCCGCCAGTGCCGCCGCACTCAAGCTGATCGCCAACAGCAGCCTCGCCGGCTCCGTTCTCGCGCTGCGGGAGTCACTGCGGCAAGCCGATGCCCTGCGGCTGCCCCGTGCCGATGTGCTGGACGTACTCGAACTCGGCGTGCTCGGCGGGCTCGTCGCCCGTAAGCGAACCTTCCTCGCCGGCGAGCGGACCGCGGCCACGGCGGAGTTCACCATCGGCGCACTGGCCAAGGACATGGCGCTGCTGGCCGCCGCGTCGAACACGCCCCTGCACAGCGCGGCCGAACTGGCCAACACCCGGGCCGACCCCGAGGCCGACATCGCCATTGCCGCCACGGTCCCCGCTGTGGGTGGCGCCGTCCTCGAACCGCTACGCGCCTACATCCGCGGACACGCCACCGGCGACCCCACCCACTTCCGTGACGCGTTCCTGCCCAGCGCCCACATCGAGGGAATCCGGGACGGCGCACTCGTCTCATGGCGCCTGGGCGAGTACTGCGCTCTCTTCCAAGGCCGTCCAGCCCCGGACGAGCCGAGCCGCCTGCGCCGCATCGACGCCGTTGACGTCCACGGCATCGTCGCGACCGCAACCATGACGCTCTGGCACGGAGAGGACACCTTCACCGACGTCTTCCTGCTGGTCCGCACCGGTGGCAGCTGGCGCATCGCCAACAAGGCCTATCACAGGGGCCGTCGATGA
- a CDS encoding ISAzo13 family transposase, whose translation MGRFDGSVESLRAKFEAVTPHLNERQRRILYAAEARQFGHGGIAAVAQAAGVSKGRVSRGLAELDAGEGPDGRVRRSGAGRPALADRDPGLVPALLALVEDSTQGDPMKPLTWTTKSLRRLADELAAQGRKVGRDTVAALLKGAGFSLRGNARVLAGSHHPDRDAQFQHLNSTVAEFLQAGDPVISVDTKKKEQIGLFARPGREWAPPGAPVKVLDHDFPSHATGTAIPYGIYDLGRNTGFVVVGTDHDTAAFAVSSLRRWWTEEGRPAYPQARRLLITADGGGSNSSRAKAWKANLAVLATETGLEISVCHLPPGTSKWNRVEHRLFSFISLNWRSHPLTSYETALNLISATTTRTGLTVTARLDTGSYPTGIEISEQHASALTIRPEDFHGEWNYTIPPQPGIPDVPLHPPGPRSHPRHAHTFGATLATHPLLTGIERHDLDELTVSVRDRLDALPPKERPRHRKMTTENIIWAAILDQRGLSRSLTAYLFRVGENQIRALIKQVRPILEDLGHHPEPIPARLIDPSDLANYVMHATAADREDKSTH comes from the coding sequence ATGGGGCGCTTTGATGGATCGGTGGAGTCGTTACGGGCGAAGTTCGAGGCGGTGACGCCGCATTTGAACGAGCGGCAGCGCCGGATCCTGTACGCGGCGGAGGCCCGGCAGTTCGGGCACGGCGGGATTGCCGCGGTGGCACAGGCTGCGGGCGTCTCGAAAGGCCGCGTCAGCCGTGGCCTGGCCGAACTCGATGCGGGCGAGGGACCGGACGGGCGGGTACGGCGGTCGGGTGCGGGCCGCCCGGCCCTGGCGGACAGGGACCCAGGTTTGGTGCCGGCCTTGCTGGCGCTGGTCGAGGACAGCACACAGGGCGATCCGATGAAGCCCCTGACGTGGACGACGAAGTCGTTGCGCCGCCTCGCGGATGAACTCGCCGCCCAGGGCAGGAAGGTGGGCCGCGACACTGTCGCGGCCCTGCTGAAAGGGGCCGGGTTCAGCCTGCGCGGCAACGCGCGGGTGCTGGCCGGCAGCCACCACCCAGACCGGGACGCGCAGTTCCAGCATCTCAACTCCACGGTGGCCGAGTTCCTCCAGGCCGGTGATCCGGTGATCAGCGTGGACACCAAGAAGAAGGAGCAGATCGGACTCTTCGCCCGGCCCGGACGCGAGTGGGCCCCGCCGGGCGCCCCGGTCAAGGTCCTCGACCACGACTTCCCCTCCCACGCCACGGGCACAGCGATCCCCTACGGCATCTACGACCTGGGCCGCAATACCGGGTTCGTCGTGGTGGGCACCGATCACGACACCGCCGCGTTCGCCGTCTCCAGCCTGCGCCGCTGGTGGACCGAGGAAGGGCGGCCCGCCTATCCACAGGCAAGACGCCTGCTGATCACCGCGGACGGCGGCGGCTCCAACAGCTCCCGCGCCAAGGCGTGGAAGGCCAACCTCGCCGTTCTCGCCACCGAGACCGGCCTGGAGATCAGCGTGTGCCACCTACCTCCGGGGACTTCGAAGTGGAACCGGGTCGAGCACCGCCTGTTCTCCTTCATCTCCCTCAACTGGCGTTCCCACCCGCTGACCAGCTACGAGACCGCCCTGAACCTCATCTCGGCGACCACCACCCGCACCGGACTGACCGTGACCGCCCGCCTGGACACCGGCAGCTACCCCACCGGCATCGAGATCAGCGAACAACACGCGTCCGCCCTCACGATCCGCCCGGAAGACTTCCACGGGGAGTGGAACTACACGATCCCGCCCCAGCCCGGCATCCCCGACGTCCCGCTCCACCCGCCCGGCCCCAGATCCCACCCCCGGCACGCGCACACCTTCGGCGCGACCCTGGCCACCCACCCCCTGCTGACCGGCATCGAGCGCCATGACCTGGACGAACTCACCGTCAGCGTCCGCGACCGGTTGGACGCCCTGCCGCCCAAGGAGCGGCCCCGGCACCGCAAGATGACCACAGAGAACATCATCTGGGCCGCCATCCTCGACCAGCGCGGCCTGTCCCGCTCGCTGACCGCTTACCTCTTCCGCGTCGGGGAGAACCAGATCAGAGCCCTGATCAAGCAGGTCCGCCCCATCCTGGAAGACCTGGGACACCACCCGGAACCGATCCCCGCCCGCCTGATCGACCCCAGCGACCTCGCGAACTACGTCATGCACGCGACAGCCGCAGACCGCGAGGACAAATCAACCCACTAA
- a CDS encoding helix-turn-helix domain-containing protein — MSGEESARLTRALIEFREAEGISERELARRTWLSEATIRTFERDPGDLPTPTVAQSFEEVLGWAPGSIKTTPSEATGREPSADSAIGLK, encoded by the coding sequence ATGAGTGGAGAGGAATCGGCGCGGCTGACGAGAGCCCTCATCGAGTTCCGTGAGGCCGAAGGCATCTCGGAGCGTGAACTCGCGCGCCGCACCTGGCTCAGTGAGGCGACCATCAGGACCTTCGAACGCGACCCTGGGGACCTGCCCACTCCGACCGTTGCCCAAAGCTTCGAGGAAGTCCTCGGCTGGGCTCCGGGCAGCATCAAGACCACGCCGTCCGAGGCGACGGGCCGTGAGCCATCGGCCGACTCGGCCATCGGCCTCAAGTAG
- a CDS encoding SDR family NAD(P)-dependent oxidoreductase, whose amino-acid sequence MTTTLITGANKGLGHETARRLIAAGHTVYLGARSVERGTAAAAELGARFVQLDVTDDASVTAAVATVEAGGGLDVLVNNAGVEVRSPEGDIIGATELTADVMREVFETNVFGLVRVTHAFLPLLQRSAAPVVVNVSSGLASLARAGAGYPGVAYPASKATVNMLTVQFAKAFPGMRINAVEPGYTATDLNRHEGRQTVAQGAEIIVRTAQLGPDGPTGGYFDAAGPLPW is encoded by the coding sequence ATGACGACAACCTTGATCACCGGGGCCAACAAGGGCCTCGGCCACGAGACCGCCCGCCGCCTGATCGCCGCGGGCCACACCGTCTACCTGGGAGCGCGCAGCGTCGAGCGAGGCACGGCGGCCGCTGCCGAGCTCGGCGCCCGGTTCGTGCAACTCGACGTCACCGACGATGCGTCGGTGACCGCCGCGGTGGCCACCGTCGAGGCCGGCGGCGGCCTGGACGTCCTGGTCAACAACGCCGGAGTCGAGGTGCGGTCACCGGAGGGCGACATCATAGGGGCCACGGAGCTGACCGCCGACGTGATGCGGGAGGTGTTCGAGACCAACGTCTTCGGCCTGGTCCGGGTGACCCACGCCTTCCTGCCACTGCTGCAACGCTCGGCCGCGCCGGTCGTGGTCAATGTCAGCAGCGGCCTGGCCTCGCTGGCCCGGGCCGGCGCGGGGTACCCGGGGGTCGCCTACCCGGCCTCCAAAGCCACGGTCAACATGCTCACCGTGCAGTTCGCCAAGGCGTTCCCAGGGATGCGGATCAACGCCGTGGAGCCCGGCTACACCGCGACGGACCTGAACCGGCACGAGGGCAGGCAGACCGTCGCGCAGGGCGCCGAGATCATCGTACGGACGGCCCAGCTGGGACCGGACGGCCCGACCGGTGGCTACTTCGACGCTGCGGGCCCGCTGCCCTGGTAG